The genomic window tgatttttttatttttttattttcaaatcaaaaaaaaaaaaattgagcaaGCACATCAAGGAACCAGGTGATCGAATTGTTGTGACCTATAGTAGTAGAAATATTATAATCACAAATAGAATGACTCAAATTAGCGGGGATAAAAACTGATTTGTTATCCATGTTGTTGCTAATTAAATCTGATTTTTCTGATGGTAATTAACTAATTAGCCAAAGACTTGGCTAAGTTGACTTAACGTCTAGATAAAGGGTCTAGTTGATAAGTTGTGATTTGGACAATCAAGCAATCAGATTTCACTGATATCGTAATTGAGTATATCCAGGCATCCCTACCTTAAATAGTAACTGTTCTAATCTGTTCAAACTGTAACTAATGGAATCCCTTCACAAAAGAGGGTCAGCATGCCTTTTTCCTAAGGCATagcaaattactgtaaatgcagaaatgttcgctgtggttttatgttcacagttttcgcggtgaactttcagcgggaacttaaaaccaccgcaaaactttttgcccacctatgactgtagcactactattatttcaaacgcgaacttaaatccaccgcaaaCGCTCAATTTTCTCTCCACCTCAAAATAAAGACCATGTGAGCTTAGATGCATTTATTTTAATTCACTTTAAATCACTGTTATTCGTGTAGCTGGCCCACTCTAATCTAATGTTAAGCGTTGTTGGTAAATCATTCGTGAAGCACAATCAGTCACTTTGATTCTACGTAGCACGTTATATGTTTGCCATCGTTGAGCattattgacaaattctttgtaTCGCAAACTCAAATCCCAGATTGCTTAAATTTGAAACAGACTGTCCGGTTTGAttcgttctgccagttcattctagtaacttgagtgacgctgaagaagagtgttAGATATCTCTCGAAATGTCTGGAAGTTATTTCCAAATTGTATCCAATTGTACCGATTGAATTTTGTTTAAAGACTGTCTAGTTGCATTTGTGTTCACAGACTAGTTCTGACAGACGCCTTATTAATTCAATGGTACAATCCAATCAGAATTCATTTCCAAAACCTTGAATAGTAATGAAGTCAATTTATAGTTTACCACTACAAGTCCTCCTAGATTGACCATTAAGCATTGCCAGCCCTCCTAAACTTACCATTAGTTTTAAGcattgccaggatccccccataAAGACCCttgcaaaataattttttatgtTTAACAGAGCTAAGACAGGCATGGATACCAGGCTCTTTGGAATTGCTTTGAATATCATAATCATCCTGAATTAAACTCAGATATCAATACcattttctttgaatttttcCTAATTTTTAGGAATTACAATTTGTACATGTTACTGTTTCTTGATTATATGACTATGTGTGTGGTCAGGCAATTGATAACATACAGAAAACTTGCTGTAACCGACAGTGTGTTattcactgttgacaggataatctccaagcagatctattggtggctaagacagtatcaaaagggcaaaTGAAGCAGTTTTATTGGCCACCAATAAAATGCTTTTGCTTTTAGTTtaatggatactgtctttgccactgatagatctgcttggagattaaacagGAACTATCTCTTTAAATATTTTCCCAGTTCGGCAGAAATGTCTGTATCCTCAGATCCGACAAGTTGTTCCTTATGTAGttttgtgtactgtaaatgtatttatttttgtggggacATAATTTCCTAGTTCAAGGGGAAAGAAAATTTCTACTGTGCTTTTAGTTCGcagctgaaacaattctgtaataaAATGGCGACCCATATTTGCAGTGCCATGAATTTGCATTGGCGAGgttactgtgaaaataaaactagagcAAACATTTCTAGACTTACAGTACTCGGCAGGCATGCATGCCTTGCTTGAGGACCCAAATCTTGCTTCAGGACCCAAACCTGAACATGTGCTGTTCATCATCTAGTGTTGTCATGTCAGATTCCAAGCCTGACATGAGACCCCTCCCACCTTGTCAAACAGTTTGCAAACATGTAAGGAaatctgtccttggtacaacATGTGTGTGTGGCTGCATGGTGGGATGGAAAAAACATGGACTGTTGTGTGCTTGAGGTAAAGAAGACCACTGACATATGATTCCTCCCTAGAACTCTTGAAAAGCGGCCAAGGCTCGGAAGTATAACCTACATCTGTATGCGTTTTCAAGGTAAAATGAAGGTTGAAATAAAAGGCTACTGCAAGTCAAGTCAGGTTAATATTCTGATTTAtgcatacagtcaaaactgccagagaagaccactcaggggacggATAAAATCAAGGACAGCCCTATGTACGACACCCCTGATATTGTGATGCCCTTATGTTAGGGTTTggggggtgtcggaacatacatgtaaagggGTGTTCGAACATTGGGATTGAACGTTaacagataaaatctggtctatgttgacaggtggtcactgtaggaaaatactagtaatcataGGGGCCACgtaaagtggtcacattggccaggtggtccttctgTTGAGGTGGTCACTAAATGTATGTAAGATTGACTGTGTATTGTTTATAAACTGTGTATCATATATAAACATTAGACTTGTCTGGAGACAGGGATTTCTGAAGAACAAAACCTGTGTTGACCATCACATTCTACTTTGTGAATTATCCTGCAAGTTTTAGACAAGCATAGGATACGGGTTTTTGCCTTGGATCACCTTGACAGGTACGGTACCAGGCTggagcctggataccagactgttgCAGGGCCTTACAGGTCAGCTCCTTGGTTCCAGGGCCAACATTACCCCAAGGAAATGTTACTACAGCGTGTTGCTTTTTTATGAACTTTCAGCTATCAAACTGTgctgtaaaaaggtaaagcatattgctttttctagtAGCTACAGCTCACATTTTTTGCCAAACACCcggggtcacccctactcttctcgataagtgtgtcgggttgaggcttacacctgtgttgttgtttatccAGGTGAATCTGTGGGGTAACAAGTGTGACCTGTCCATCTCTGGCGGGTCAGAGAACTACCAGAAACATGACCCCATCCAGCAGTTGTCCAGCCTAAAATCGTTCATCATAGTCGACCAAACCGACCAGATTTGGAACAGGATCAACCAACCAAAAACTTCCAAACGAGTCGACCTTGTCGTGGACAATGCAGGGTTTGAGCTGTTCTCTGATCTGGTTTTGGCCGAACTGCTGCTGACGACAAAACTCGCCGACGTGATCCATTTCCATCTGAAGGCCATGCCGTGGTTCGTGTCGGACGCCCTGCGGGGTGATTTCATGTGGACGTTGGACATTCTGAGGGCGTCCAGCCACGCCGCGGTGTCTCGTTACGGGAACCTGTGGCACGGGCGTGTGAAGGACGGTACGTGGGTCCTCCACGAGCACGACTTCTGGACGTGCCCGCACGACTACAGCAAGACGGAGGCCGTCGCGCCGGACTTGTACGCCGACCTGGCGAAATCCCATCTGATCGTGTTCAAGGGCGATCTGAACTACCGTAAGATAACCGGGGACTTGAAGTGGCCGCACACGGTACCCTTCAGCCAGGCTCTGCGGGGGTTCCTGCCGTCCGCACTCTGCACACTTCGTACGCTCAAGGCCGATCTGATCGTGGGCTTGGAGGAAGGACAGGCGGAACGCATCGAGAGCGAGGCGGAAGAAGCAGCTGATTGGATGGTTAGTGGGAACTGGGCTGTTGTCCAATATTGCGATCAGCTTTGATTCATGATCAGCATAATTTATGTGGAGAAAAGGCTTTCCAAAATGGAACGTACAAAATATTTGTAAtgttagcctgactaaatcatgaGAAGCTAAGGGTAGCCAATCAGCCGCTGGCAGTGAGAGATTGTTAAACACAGGCTTTGTATAACATGCGTACCTGGGAGACAGTGTTAGTGAAGAGTGTTATTGGCAAATGGATTTCATATTTAATGTTATGCATGGCAAGGGCAATACATAATGTTTTTGCCAGAGAATTATTCAAAATGATTCTTGAAGTTTCTTATTGTTTGTACTACATGTCACTATTTGTAATCAGTGCTcaaaataaagattgttgtactTAACTTGTTATGTCTCCAAGTCTATAAGTTCGGAGGAGGCGACTTTTCTCAAAATAGGAA from Branchiostoma lanceolatum isolate klBraLanc5 chromosome 4, klBraLanc5.hap2, whole genome shotgun sequence includes these protein-coding regions:
- the LOC136432534 gene encoding damage-control phosphatase ARMT1-like gives rise to the protein MATLPDSLSAKFKGSFAYKTVKDRIPSILVKVIDVLARSYGKFKEDYGKEGVEEAKGVVGLLSGLRNEMQTDKPVLPLTDSRADVNLWNRYLEEVRAVQGSQPSWFTSAWLYVECYMYRRIQQAFEASTMLRTFDPFRAQKEAGLLNSESPIQSLASYVQQATQDPGTLSQQDIHKLFNQLIQVNLWGNKCDLSISGGSENYQKHDPIQQLSSLKSFIIVDQTDQIWNRINQPKTSKRVDLVVDNAGFELFSDLVLAELLLTTKLADVIHFHLKAMPWFVSDALRGDFMWTLDILRASSHAAVSRYGNLWHGRVKDGTWVLHEHDFWTCPHDYSKTEAVAPDLYADLAKSHLIVFKGDLNYRKITGDLKWPHTVPFSQALRGFLPSALCTLRTLKADLIVGLEEGQAERIESEAEEAADWMVSGNWAVVQYCDQL